A single genomic interval of Caballeronia sp. NK8 harbors:
- a CDS encoding 4-hydroxyproline epimerase, with protein sequence MKSTFFCIDGHTCGNPVRVVAGGAPPLEGANMIERRAHFLREFDWIRTALMFEPRGHEVMSGSILYPPTRPDCDLAILFIEVSGCLPMCGHGTIGTVTTAIEHGLVRPREPGVLRLDTPAGLVVARYRMNGEHVDSVQLVNVPSFLHSRDLSVEVEGLGEIQFDVAYGGNFYAIVEPQRNYEGLHALKPSDIQRLSPLLRQKANEKYTFVHPENDAICGLSHVMWTGEPTVEGASARNAVFYGDKAIDRSPCGTGTSARMAQRVAKGQLKIGERFVHESIIGTLFEGVPMEAARVGDYEAIVPAIEGWARVTGHNTIFVDDRDPLAHGFLLK encoded by the coding sequence ATGAAATCCACGTTCTTCTGCATCGACGGACACACCTGCGGCAATCCGGTGCGCGTGGTCGCGGGTGGCGCGCCGCCGCTCGAAGGCGCGAACATGATCGAGCGCCGCGCGCATTTTCTGCGCGAGTTCGACTGGATCCGCACCGCACTGATGTTCGAGCCGCGCGGGCACGAAGTGATGTCCGGCAGCATCCTCTATCCACCGACGCGCCCCGACTGCGATCTCGCGATTCTCTTCATCGAAGTGAGCGGCTGCCTGCCGATGTGCGGACACGGCACCATCGGCACGGTGACGACGGCAATCGAACACGGGCTCGTGCGGCCGCGCGAGCCCGGCGTGCTGCGGCTCGATACGCCAGCGGGTCTCGTCGTCGCGCGATATCGGATGAATGGCGAGCATGTGGATTCGGTGCAGCTCGTCAACGTGCCTTCGTTCCTGCATTCGCGGGATTTGTCCGTCGAAGTCGAAGGACTCGGCGAAATTCAATTCGATGTCGCGTATGGCGGCAACTTCTATGCGATCGTCGAGCCGCAGCGCAACTATGAAGGCTTGCATGCGCTGAAGCCTTCCGACATCCAGCGCCTGAGTCCCCTGCTGCGCCAGAAGGCGAACGAGAAGTACACGTTCGTGCATCCGGAGAATGACGCGATATGCGGCCTGAGTCACGTCATGTGGACCGGCGAGCCGACCGTGGAAGGCGCGAGCGCGCGCAACGCGGTGTTCTACGGCGACAAGGCCATCGATCGCTCGCCATGCGGCACGGGCACCTCGGCGCGCATGGCGCAGCGCGTCGCGAAAGGGCAGTTGAAGATCGGCGAGCGCTTCGTGCACGAGAGCATCATCGGCACCTTGTTCGAAGGCGTGCCGATGGAAGCGGCGCGCGTCGGCGATTACGAGGCGATCGTACCGGCCATCGAAGGCTGGGCGCGCGTGACAGGCCACAACACGATTTTCGTCGATGACCGCGATCCGCTCGCACACGGATTCCTGCTGAAATAA
- a CDS encoding DUF126 domain-containing protein, producing MNTFEAVTLVPGHARAAGIALPPLSFWGGYDAQRGVIVDATHAGHGQRLASRILVMPRARGSSSSSSVLAEALRNGTGPAGIVLTERDLILSIGAIVANELYASNVPVVMVDEAAFAQLAATDAHIEIDARDATQPATLRVIAP from the coding sequence ATGAATACGTTTGAGGCCGTCACGCTCGTTCCGGGCCACGCGCGCGCTGCGGGCATCGCGTTGCCGCCGCTCAGCTTCTGGGGTGGCTACGACGCGCAACGCGGCGTGATCGTCGATGCCACGCATGCCGGTCACGGGCAGCGTCTCGCGTCGCGCATTCTGGTGATGCCGCGTGCGCGCGGATCGAGTTCGAGCAGCAGCGTGCTCGCCGAAGCGTTGCGCAACGGCACGGGACCGGCGGGCATCGTGCTGACGGAGCGCGATCTGATTCTGTCGATTGGCGCGATCGTCGCGAATGAACTGTATGCGTCGAACGTGCCGGTCGTGATGGTCGATGAAGCCGCGTTCGCGCAACTCGCTGCGACCGATGCTCACATCGAAATCGACGCACGCGACGCAACGCAGCCCGCGACGCTGCGCGTCATCGCGCCATGA
- a CDS encoding CaiB/BaiF CoA-transferase family protein has product MGVLSGVRVLEFEAIGPAPFGCMLLADMGADVLRVDRPVAAGDLGPKISGKHKNLTGRGRRSVTLDLKQREAADAALELMSKADVVIEGFRPGTMERLGIGPDTALARNPKLVYGRMTGWGQTGPLAERAGHDLNYIALSGVLSGIGRAGEPPVPPLNLVGDYGGGGMLLALGVVAALFNVQRGGAGQVVDAAMIEGAAQLGTTMWGLIASGNWREARESNLLDGGTPWYDSYRTRDGHYMAVGAVEARFYAQLLEKLGLADADLPAQHDRAGWPLLRERFAAAFAERTRDEWCRVFEGSDACVAPVLGFSEAPAHPQHRARASFVEFDGVVQPAPAPKFSQTPSAISRPAPRRGEGGAGALRDWGLDESEIARLRASGLGFASEA; this is encoded by the coding sequence ATGGGCGTATTGAGCGGAGTTCGGGTTCTGGAGTTCGAGGCGATCGGTCCCGCGCCGTTCGGGTGCATGTTGCTCGCGGACATGGGCGCGGATGTGCTGCGCGTCGATCGTCCCGTCGCGGCCGGCGATCTCGGGCCGAAGATCAGCGGCAAGCACAAGAATCTGACCGGGCGCGGCCGGCGTTCGGTCACGCTCGACCTGAAGCAGCGCGAAGCCGCCGATGCCGCGCTCGAACTGATGTCGAAGGCGGATGTCGTCATCGAAGGCTTCCGGCCGGGCACGATGGAACGGCTCGGCATCGGACCGGATACGGCGCTCGCGCGCAATCCGAAGCTCGTGTATGGCCGCATGACGGGCTGGGGGCAAACAGGTCCGCTCGCCGAGCGCGCGGGGCACGACCTGAACTACATCGCGCTGTCGGGCGTGCTGTCGGGCATCGGGCGCGCGGGCGAGCCGCCGGTGCCGCCGCTGAATCTCGTCGGCGATTACGGCGGCGGCGGCATGCTGCTCGCGCTCGGCGTCGTGGCGGCGCTCTTCAACGTGCAGCGCGGCGGCGCGGGACAAGTGGTCGATGCCGCGATGATCGAAGGCGCTGCGCAGCTCGGCACGACCATGTGGGGATTGATTGCGTCGGGTAACTGGCGCGAGGCGCGCGAGAGCAATCTGCTCGATGGCGGCACGCCCTGGTACGACAGTTATCGCACGCGTGACGGGCATTACATGGCCGTTGGCGCGGTGGAAGCGCGCTTCTATGCGCAATTGCTGGAGAAGCTCGGCTTGGCCGACGCGGATTTGCCCGCGCAGCATGATCGGGCAGGCTGGCCGCTGCTGAGGGAACGATTCGCGGCGGCGTTCGCCGAGCGCACGCGCGACGAATGGTGCCGCGTGTTCGAAGGCAGCGACGCCTGTGTCGCGCCGGTGCTGGGTTTTTCGGAAGCGCCGGCGCATCCGCAGCATCGCGCGCGCGCAAGCTTTGTCGAGTTCGATGGCGTCGTGCAACCCGCGCCCGCGCCGAAGTTTTCGCAAACGCCTTCGGCCATTTCACGGCCTGCGCCGCGACGAGGCGAAGGAGGCGCTGGCGCTTTGAGGGACTGGGGCCTGGATGAATCGGAGATTGCGCGGCTGCGTGCGAGTGGCCTCGGGTTCGCGTCGGAAGCCTGA
- a CDS encoding aconitase X catalytic domain-containing protein yields the protein MLTLSPRDTAMLGGEFGDGLALAMRIVAATARVMDADTLIDISCAHIDGCLYHGAASLDFVERFVASGAKVAVPTTLNVGSLDLIHPELFRGDAGIASAGKRLMQAHIELGCEASFTCAPYQLKHRPKLGDQIAWAESNAIVFANSVLGARTSRYGDFLDLAAAITARVPNAGLHVTANRAARIVIAAPDLRASLHRDADFAALGFLLGSVAGATVAAITGLPDDTTEDELKALGAAAASSGSVALFHAVGITPEAATLDAALQGRAPERTIPVSASDLHAVRARWSHAQPGDALAAVSLGTPHFSVDEFRTLAALFARHEGAPRCDVYVNTSRFVLWQLEEEGIAQRLAARGVQIVVDTCTYITPVMKQVSGLVMTNSGKWAHYAPANIGVTVAFGSMSECVRSAFEGKVCIDEYV from the coding sequence ATGCTCACTCTTTCCCCACGCGACACCGCGATGCTCGGCGGCGAGTTCGGCGATGGCCTCGCGCTCGCGATGCGTATCGTCGCCGCGACGGCGCGCGTCATGGACGCCGATACACTCATCGACATCAGCTGCGCGCACATCGACGGCTGTCTGTATCACGGCGCGGCGAGCCTCGATTTCGTCGAGCGCTTCGTCGCGAGCGGCGCGAAGGTCGCCGTGCCGACCACGCTCAATGTCGGCTCGCTCGATCTCATTCACCCGGAGCTGTTTCGCGGCGATGCCGGCATCGCGAGCGCGGGCAAGCGCCTCATGCAGGCGCATATCGAACTCGGCTGCGAAGCGAGCTTCACGTGCGCGCCGTATCAGTTGAAGCATCGCCCGAAACTGGGCGATCAGATCGCATGGGCCGAATCCAACGCGATCGTCTTCGCCAACTCGGTGCTCGGCGCGCGCACCAGCCGCTATGGCGATTTTCTCGATCTCGCCGCCGCGATCACCGCTCGGGTGCCGAACGCGGGCCTGCACGTCACGGCGAATCGCGCGGCGCGCATCGTGATCGCAGCACCCGATCTGCGCGCGTCGCTGCATCGCGATGCGGACTTCGCCGCGCTCGGCTTCCTGCTCGGCAGCGTTGCCGGCGCGACGGTGGCCGCCATCACCGGCCTGCCCGATGACACCACTGAAGACGAACTGAAGGCGCTCGGCGCGGCGGCGGCCTCGAGCGGATCGGTGGCGCTGTTTCATGCGGTCGGCATCACGCCCGAAGCCGCGACGCTCGACGCTGCATTGCAAGGGCGCGCGCCCGAACGCACGATTCCGGTGAGCGCATCGGACCTTCATGCCGTGCGCGCGCGCTGGAGTCACGCGCAACCGGGCGACGCGCTCGCCGCCGTCAGTCTCGGCACGCCGCATTTTTCCGTCGATGAGTTCCGCACGCTCGCCGCGCTTTTCGCGCGTCATGAAGGCGCGCCGCGCTGCGATGTCTATGTGAACACGAGCCGCTTCGTGCTGTGGCAACTCGAAGAGGAAGGCATCGCGCAACGGCTTGCGGCGCGCGGCGTGCAGATCGTCGTCGATACCTGCACATACATCACGCCGGTGATGAAGCAGGTGAGCGGCCTCGTGATGACCAACTCGGGCAAATGGGCGCACTACGCGCCGGCGAATATCGGCGTGACGGTCGCGTTCGGCAGCATGAGCGAATGCGTGCGATCGGCGTTCGAAGGAAAGGTGTGCATCGATGAATACGTTTGA
- a CDS encoding GntR family transcriptional regulator gives MPPVAAKSRRTETPNASDSAHRIVRTTTVELVTTAIRQRILSGDLAPGEVLRQEALADELGVSRVPIREAITRLTGEGLLTKVPHRGAYVAELSIEEVQETFEIRLRLEPWLFSQAIPHITDAEIAKAEKLVNEMDHADSGVWGQLNWRLHETLYLPARRDITLQMLRGLHDRSDRYFRFQVVQVPIREQSHEEHMSLIDACRKRDPKLGAKLLEQHVKTAGQQIISVVETIMAR, from the coding sequence ATGCCTCCGGTCGCCGCTAAATCCCGTCGAACAGAAACGCCGAACGCGAGCGATTCCGCGCACAGGATCGTGCGCACGACCACGGTCGAGCTCGTCACGACCGCGATCCGGCAACGCATTCTCTCGGGCGATCTCGCGCCCGGCGAAGTGCTGCGTCAGGAAGCGCTCGCCGACGAACTCGGCGTGAGCCGCGTGCCGATCCGCGAAGCGATCACGCGTCTCACCGGCGAGGGCTTGCTGACCAAGGTGCCGCATCGCGGCGCGTATGTCGCCGAGCTGTCGATAGAAGAAGTGCAGGAGACGTTCGAGATTCGCTTGCGGCTGGAGCCGTGGCTATTCTCGCAGGCGATTCCGCATATCACCGATGCCGAAATCGCGAAGGCCGAAAAGCTCGTCAACGAGATGGATCACGCGGATTCGGGCGTCTGGGGGCAACTGAACTGGCGGCTGCACGAAACGCTGTATCTGCCGGCGCGGCGCGATATCACGTTGCAGATGCTGCGCGGCCTGCACGATCGCAGCGACCGCTATTTCCGCTTTCAGGTCGTGCAGGTGCCGATCCGCGAGCAGTCGCATGAAGAGCACATGAGCCTGATCGATGCATGCAGGAAGCGCGATCCGAAGCTCGGCGCGAAGCTGCTCGAGCAGCACGTGAAGACGGCGGGGCAGCAGATCATCTCGGTGGTCGAGACGATCATGGCGCGATGA
- a CDS encoding amidohydrolase family protein — protein sequence MLILKNARVLDADHERDDGRYSIVIDGDTIRDVTREPVQASDAQVIDVGDKTVMPGMIDCHVHVIASVAHLGNNSRLPNTFAVLRAVPILAGMLNRGFTTVRDAGGADYALSRAIEEGVIAGPRLFVAGKALSQTGGHGDFRERYDNSDPDPCGCNRNMGAIGRVVDGVDEMRRAVREEMRAGAHHIKIMASGGVASPTDPIGNLQFSVDEVKAAVEEAQSHQTYVMAHAYTAKAIARVVRLGVRTIEHGNLIDEETADVMAEHDAYAVPTLVTYDAMSKVGAQMGLAKDTLDKNESVRKRGLEALAMLHARGVKMGLGTDLLGDMHQYQSDELSIRAEIVGAFEAIRQATAIGAEIVNMKGKLGVVAAGAYADLLVVDGDPLKDIRVLTGQGERIAGVMKNGAWVRATMPQHHR from the coding sequence ATGCTGATACTGAAAAACGCCCGCGTGCTCGACGCCGATCACGAACGCGACGACGGCCGCTATTCGATCGTGATCGACGGCGACACGATTCGCGATGTCACGCGCGAACCGGTGCAGGCGAGCGACGCGCAGGTCATCGATGTCGGCGATAAGACGGTGATGCCCGGCATGATCGATTGTCATGTGCATGTGATCGCGTCGGTCGCGCATCTCGGCAACAACAGCCGCTTGCCGAACACGTTCGCCGTGCTGCGCGCGGTGCCGATTCTCGCGGGTATGCTGAATCGCGGCTTCACGACCGTGCGCGATGCGGGCGGCGCGGATTACGCGCTGTCGCGTGCGATCGAAGAAGGCGTGATCGCGGGGCCGCGTTTGTTCGTCGCGGGCAAGGCGCTTTCGCAGACGGGCGGCCACGGCGATTTCCGCGAGCGTTACGACAACTCGGACCCGGACCCGTGCGGCTGCAATCGCAACATGGGGGCGATCGGGCGCGTGGTCGATGGCGTTGATGAAATGCGCCGTGCCGTGCGCGAGGAAATGCGCGCGGGCGCGCATCACATCAAGATCATGGCGTCGGGCGGCGTGGCTTCGCCGACCGATCCCATCGGCAACCTGCAATTCTCCGTCGATGAAGTGAAGGCCGCCGTCGAGGAAGCGCAATCGCATCAGACCTACGTGATGGCGCATGCCTACACCGCGAAGGCGATTGCGCGCGTGGTCAGACTCGGCGTGCGTACGATCGAGCACGGCAATCTGATCGACGAAGAAACCGCAGACGTGATGGCCGAGCACGACGCCTATGCAGTGCCGACGCTCGTCACGTATGACGCGATGTCGAAAGTCGGCGCGCAGATGGGCCTCGCGAAAGACACGCTCGACAAGAACGAGTCGGTGCGCAAGCGCGGGCTCGAAGCGCTTGCGATGCTGCATGCGCGCGGCGTGAAGATGGGCCTCGGCACCGATCTGCTCGGCGACATGCATCAGTATCAGAGCGATGAGCTGTCGATCCGCGCGGAGATCGTCGGCGCGTTCGAGGCCATTCGTCAGGCGACCGCCATTGGCGCGGAGATCGTCAACATGAAGGGCAAGCTTGGCGTCGTCGCGGCGGGCGCGTATGCGGATTTGCTCGTCGTGGATGGCGATCCGCTCAAGGATATCCGCGTGCTGACCGGGCAGGGCGAGCGCATCGCCGGCGTGATGAAGAATGGCGCGTGGGTGCGTGCTACGATGCCGCAACATCATAGATAA